In the Candidatus Cloacimonadota bacterium genome, AGTTTTCATTTTCCGTTCCAGCGTATCCGCCCGAAGAAGCTCTGCGCCTGGCTTTGAGTGAAAACATCCGCCCCATTTTCGTGTCTGATTCTGGTGACAATCCCACCGCAGGTTCCACTGCAGATAACACAAATATAATCGCCCTTCTATCCGGAATTCTAAAAGAAAAAACCCGGGGGAAAAAGATTGTGGTCGCCGGCATCTTTGACCCACATGCCGTCACATTTTGCAAGGCCAATTTAGGAAAAAAGATAACCCTGAATGTAGGTGGATATTTCGACACAATGTATTGCCAGCCCGTGGAATTAAGCGGCACGCCGGTTAAATTGCTGGAAGGTTTTGGCCCCTTCCGCAGCGATCTCATCCTGTTCAGAACCACAGAATTTGATCTCATCATCACCTCAAAACACATCGGCTTCACCAGTCTGGATATGTTTAAAGCTCTAAAAATCGACTATATGCAGACAGATGTAATCGTGGTAAAACTGGGTTATCTCACCGAGGATTTCAAAGACATCGCGGCGAAATCCTTTCTGGCATTGACCCGCGGCTGTACCGACGAAGTTCTCAGCCGCCTTGATTACACAAATAAATATGAACTGCTCTGAGTTTTTGCGATGATTTAACTTGACAAAAACGCCGTCCTTACGATATGTGAACATATATTCATATAGATGAGGTTCACATGGACGTAACATACATATATAAAGGACTTTCGCAAGACGAAGCCGACACATTACAAGCCGCTCTACCCGATGAACGGACAATTGGCATTTTGAGCGATTTTTTTGGCGTTTTTGCCGATAACACCCGCCTGCGCATTCTCTGGTTTCTTTCCCAGCGGGAACTGCGTGTGGCGGATCTTGCCGCCTTGGTCGGGATGCAGCAATCCGCTGTTTCGCACCAATTAAAAACCCTCAGGCTGCAGCGCTTGGTAAAATTCCGCCGTGAAGGCACCACCATCCATTATTCTTTGGATGATGAACACGTGCGTCATGTTTTTGATGTGGCACTGGAACACATCCGCGAGGGACAACTGCCATGACCGTACGCGAATACGACATCCAAAACCTCGGTTGTGCCGGCTGCGCCAGCAAGATAGAAGAGCAAATCAAAGCGCTTCCGGAAGTGCATGACGTAAACCTCGATTTTGTGAACCGCAAATTGATTGTAAAATACCATTCCGCAGTGGATTCTCCTCTGCAAAAACTAAACAGCATCGCGGATTCAATCGAACCGGGTGTCAGTTTCACAACTGGAGGTGAAACCCAAGCAACAAGCAAGGATACTGCGTTTTGGCTCACTCTTGGCTTTGCCACCGCGTTCACAGTTGCCACTTTTTTCCTGCCCCAGCATTGGTTACCCTGGTTTGGCATCGCGGCATGGCTTTTGGCAGGCTACCGCGTTCTTATCAAAGCAGGGAAATCGCTGTTTTCCCGACAGGTTTTCTCTGAACACCTTTTGATGGCCATTGCCACCCTGGGCGCTGTGATTTTGGGTGAATATGCCGAAGCTGCCGCCGTGATGATACTTTATGAACTTGGTCAATGGCTTGAACACCGCGCTGTGGAACATTCCCGCAGCCTCATTCGCGGCATGCTTTCCCTGAAGCCGGATAAAGCGCATTTGCTCACAGAATCAGGCATTGAGGATGTTTCGCTGGACGACGTTTCCATCGGTTCCCTCATCCAGATCAGACCTGGTGAAAGAGTGCCCCTGGATGGCGAAGTTGTAAAAGGTGAAAGCTCTGTTGATAGTTCCACTCTTACCGGAGAGGCGGAACCGCTGTTTGTGGGACCCGGAGCAAAGATATTCGCGGGTTTTTTGAACCACAGCGGCTTGTTGGAAATGAAAGTTGGCTCCAGCGAGGCGGAAAGCACTGTAAACCGCATTTTGGACCTGATCGACAACGCCGGTTCCCGCAAATCCCAACAGGAAAAATTCATCACCCGCTTCGCCAGAGTTTATACTCCCGCCGTGGTCGCCATCGCTTTTTTGGTCTTTCTCATCCCCACTCTGTTGGGCCAATCCGCCGCTGAATGGTTCCACCGCTCGCTGGTTTTCCTCATCGTTTCCTGTCCCTGCGCTCTGGTGATTTCGATTCCACTTTCCTATTATATTGGCATCGGAGTTGGCGCCAAAAAGGGTATCATTTTCAAAGGAAGCGAATATCTGGATGTGCTTCGTCAGGTTAAAACGGTGGTTTTCGACAAAACCGGAACCCTCACCACGGGCGAGCTGAAGGTTGAAAAAGTGCTGGTGGAAAACGATACTGAACCCGTGGAATTGCTTCATACCATCTGGCTCTGCGAACATAATTCCTCCCATCCTTTCGCCCGTGCCATCCAAGCTGTTTATGATGGTGATTACGACCCCCAAAAAGTGAACGCCTATTCCGAATATCCCGGCAAAGGTGTTTTGTTGCTATATGGCAAAGACAGGCTGATAGCCGGTTCCGTGGATTTTCTTCGTGAACACGGCTTTGTGAGCCTCATCGATTCCGGCGCTCACAGCACCGTGCACGCCGCAAAAAACGACATTTATCTGGGCTGCCTCACTTTTTCCGATGCCATCAAACCCGGCATCCAGGACGCTCTCTCCCAATTGAAAAAATTGGGCGTGAACCGCATGGTGATGCTTTCCGGAGACCGTCTCGCCAAAGCTGAATTGATTGGCACAGAAACCGGCATGGATGAAGTTCAGGCGGAATTGCTACCTTCGCAAAAGCTCGACAGCCTGGAAAAAATTATGGCTGCACACCCCGGAAAAACCGCTTTCGTGGGAGACGGTATGAATGACGCGCCTTCTCTGGCTCGCGCGGACGCGGGTATTGCCATGGGTGGAATTGGAAACCAATCCTCTGTGGAAACCGCCGGCATTGTTCTATTGAACGACAAGCCTGAACAGCTTTCCGCGGCATTTCAGCTTTCCCGCCGAACCGGCGCCCTGGTCACACAAAATATCGTCTTCGCCCTGGGCGTGAAAGCCTTGGTGATGGTTTTGGGTGTCAGCGGCATTTCCGGTCTCTGGGAAGCCGTCATCGCTGATGTTGGCGTCACGCTGCTCGTCATTTTCAATTCCCTGCGCATGTTGCGTTCGGAACGCCGGACTTGACAAAATCCCGCCTCTGAACTGCTTTGACAAATCATCTTAAATTTTATTTGGAGAAACCATGTCCATAAAGATAACTTTGCCTGATGGCTCGATTAAAGAATACGCTCAACCTGTCAGCGCCGAAAAGGTTGCTGAGGATATAAGCCCCCGGCTTGCAGATGCTTCTGTAGCTGCGGAAATCGACGGAAAATTAGTTGACCTGAACCAAATCATCGACCACGACGCCAACCTGATTTTACACACCTTCAAAACTGAAACCGGAAAAGATATTTACTGGCACAGCACCGCCCACTTGATGGCGCAAGCGGTGAAACAGCTTTTCCCGGAAGTGAAGGTCACCATCGGCCCCGCCATCGAACAGGGCTTTTATTACGATTTTGATCGCGACAAACCTTTCACCGAAGAGGAATTGCAACAAATAGAAGGGCGCATGCAGCAGCTCAGCAAAGAATCTTTGCCCTACTCTCGCAAAGAACTTTCCAAAGCTGAAGCCATCGAGATTTTCAAAGCCCAAAACGAAGATTATAAAATCGAAATCCTCAGCGAAATTCCTGATGAAGACACCATCAGCACCTACACCCAGGGCGACTTCATCGATCTTTGCCGCGGCCCGCATATCCCCCACACCGGAAAAATTAAAGCGGTCAAACTGCTCAAATCTTCCGGCGCCTACTGGCGTGGCGATGAAAAAAACAAAATGCTGCAACGCATTTACGGCATCAGCTTTCCCAGCAACAAGGAATTGGAACAATACCTGGAATTCCTGCGCCAGGCGGCTTTGCGCGACCATCGCAAACTGGGCAAAGACCTGGATCTCTTTTCCATCAATGAAGACATCGGCCCCGGCCTGGTTTTATGGCATCCCAATGGCGCGATGATTCGCCACTTGATTGAAAATTATTGGCGCGAAGAGCATCTCCGCCGGGGATACAAATTGGTTTACACGCCCCACGTGGGACGCGCCCAGCTTTGGGAAACCAGCGGCCACCTTGGTTTTTACCAGGAAAATATGTATGCCGCCATGGACGTGGAAGGCCAGGATTACTATATCAAGCCGATGAACTGCCCTTTCCACATAGCGATTTACAATTCCAACCTGCACAGCTATCGCGAACTGCCCATCCGTTTGGCTGAACTGGGAACCGTTTACCGCTATGAACGTTCCGGAGTTTTGCACGGCCTGATGCGGGTGCGCGGCTTCACCCAGGACGACGCCCACATCGTCTGCACTCCCGAACAGCTCAATGACGAAGTGGAAAAGCTCATCGTGCTTTCCTTTGATATGCTTAAACACTTTGGTTTCAAAGAGTTCCTGGTTTATCTCAGCACCCGTCCCGATGAAGCTGTGGGCGACCCTGCAGATTGGGAAACCGCCACTCAAAGCCTGCGCGGTTCCCTGGAAAAAATTGGAGTTGATTACGAAGTTGACGAAGGCGGCGGCGCTTTTTACGGTCCCAAGATTGATATTAAAATCAAGGACGCGCTTGGACGCGCCTGGCAATGCAGCACCATCCAATTCGATTTCAACGAACCCACCCGCTTCAACATGAGCTACATCGGTGCCGACAACGCTCAACATCGTCCCTTCATGATTCACCGCGCCATTTTGGGTTCCGTGGAACGTTTTTTTGCCACGCTCTTGGAATATCACGGTGGAAACCTGCCTCTCTGGCTGGCACCAGTTCAGCTTATTCTGTTGCCCATCACAGAACAGCAGATGGACTATGCGCGCAAGATTGAGGAAGAATTCCGCCTGAAAGGCCTGCGCTGTGAAGTGGATACCCGCAACGAAAAAATCGGCTACAAAATCCGCGATGCCGAAATGAAAAAGATTCCCTACATGGCCATCATCGGCAAAAAAGAAGAAGAAGCCAAAGCCCTGTCCCTGCGCCAGCACACAGTTGGTGACCTCGGCTCCATGAGTTTTGACGAAGCCCTTGAAAAGATGCAGGAATCTTGAGCCCGCGTGTGGATTCTCACACAAGCCTTTTAATTACACTATTTTACGGATAAAAAAGAAGGCGCCAAAAGCAGACAAATTTGGCGCCTTCCAAGTCACTGCCCTTAGTCTTCCTTATGTTTCAAAAGCAAAGTTATGGTAGATAAAGGTTTACGGCCATCATCAGCTTTTTTCAACAGGCTCGTTCTAATCTATGAGGGCGCGATAATTTCTCTTGCTTGATCCCGTGGGCAAAAACCATCTCACCAATGAACCAGGAGCCGCAAAGCCAGGAATAGCTTTGCCTTGAGGCTCAAATCTTGGGTTTTTCTATCTGTTTTCCGCTTCCAGTCCCAACTCCAGGTTGTCAGGTTTTTCTGCCGTAACCCTGTGAAAAGCCCAAAGCGACAGCGCCAAAATCACCAATGCCGGTGCGATTACCCAATAGCGCAGGTTTTCAGCATCCACCACTATGAATTTCATCCAGCTTTGCTCCGAAAAAAGCCCGATGAACAGCGCCAGAGCGTTGTTGATGGTGTGTGAAAGCATGGAATTATAGATACTTCCGGAGCGTGAGCTGAGATAGCCCAACAAGATTCCCAAAATCAAAACCGGGATAAAGCGAAATAGATCAAGATGGAAAACCGCGAACAGCAGAGCGCTGATAATCACCGATTGCCAAAACTTTCCTTTTTCAAAAAAGCGGATTAAAAAGCCACGAAACATCAGCTCCTCACAGATTCCAGGCATCACCGCAATCACCAAAAACATCTGCCAGGTGGGCACATCCAGCTTGAAAAGCTTCCCCAGCCCTTCCAGATATTCCGGCGGGAAGGGAAAAACTTGGTTGATGAGCTGGGCGATAATGGAAACCGTCACAGCCGCGGAAATCGCGATGATGGGCACCAAGAGCAGCTCCTTGGGCTTGGGAGCGTTTAATCTCAGCAGCTTTCTGGCTTCCCCGCCGCGAATCTTCAAAAATCCCAATATCAAAAAGACCGGCAAAAAAATGATGAGCAATTGGGTTTTCACCAAACCGTTCACCAAGTTTCCCATCTGCCATTTCGTGCCCAAATAATAAAGCGCCACCAAAGCCAGGGAAAAATAGACCGCGCCGTTGAAGGGATTGAAAAATCCACGCTTGCTTTTCCGCTGGGAGCGCAGACCGCCGCCATCCTCTTCAGTTCTGAAAAGCACCGCTTCGGAATGGAAAAGTTTCACCGTCAGCCAGATTGCCAAAACGTCCAAAACCAAAGTGCTGCCAACCGTGATCAGCAGATGCGAAAGCTCCCATTCGCCAATCAAGATTCCCTTGAAAAGCAGCGCGATATTCACCACCGGCAGCAGCGCCATCAGATTGCTAATCTGCATGGCAGGAATGAAGCTCACCATGCCTAAAAGCATGGAAACAATCATGATGGGCTGTTCGTAGGTGCGGGCTTCCTTCATGTTTCTGGAAAAAGTGGAAATGGAAAGCAGCAGCGCTGAAAACAAGGTAGCCAGAGGTATCATCGCCAAAAGCAGAATCATGAACGATTTTATGGGCAGTTGCAGACCTTGCTCCGCGAAACCCATCTGGGAAAGCAAAAACTTAACGGAAAAGCTTATGCTGATGAGGTTTATAATCACGTTTATCATCGCCATGCAAAACACGGTGAGATACTTTCCAAGAACGATTTCACCGCGTGTTGCCGACGAAACCAGCAGCGTTTCCAAGGTGCGGCGTTCCTTTTCACCCGCCACGAGGTCTGCAGCCACCACCGAAGCGCCAGTTATCAACATCAATATCATCATATAGGGCAACAACATACCCAACAAATTGCCCATCTTTTTCTCGGTGGACGAGCTGTCGAATTGCTTCACCGTGAGCGGATGGATATATTCTTCTTCCAAACCTTTTTCGCTCAGGCGTTTGGCAAGTATTTTGGAATTTACCTGCGAAAGGCTTTTCTGCAGTTTTTCAAAAAGCAGGCGCCCCTGATCTCCGGACGCGTCAAAGCGGATGCCGGCTCTGTAACTTGGAACCCCGCTGGTTGAAACTGTATCCGAGATGCTCACCACAGCCAGAATTTCTCTTTCTTCATAAAGCATTTCCAGATGTGGCGGATTTTCCAGGGTGGTCACATACGGCGTTTCCTGCAGGGTTTGAAACACGGTTTCATAGATTTCCTTGGCGTCGGGTGTGTCGTATGAAAGGCTGTCCATCAGCGCGATAACGGCACCGCGCTTATCCAAAATATCGGCTTGGCGGCTCATAATGCTGCTGGAACCGATGAAAATCAGCGGATATAGGATAACGGGCAGAACTATGGTGGCGAAAAGCGTGCGCTTGTCACGCAGCATTTCCAGGATTTCTTTGCGGAAAACGATTAATGCTTTTTTAAAATTCATGATTCTCAAGCTCCATGCCGGTTTGGTTCACATAGTGCACAAAAATGTCGTCAAGGTCTTCAAAGCCAGTTTCTTCGCGCATCTGCTGCAGGGTTCCCTGTGCCAAAACCTTGCCGCTGTGTATCATCACAATCCGATCCGCCAAGCGCTCTGCCTCACGCATAATGTGGGTGGAAAACAACACGCATTTGCCATTTTCCCTGCAGGTTCGGATGAAGGAAATGATGTTGCGCGCGGTCAGAATATCCAATCCGGATGTGGGTTCGTCAAATATCATCACAGGTGGATCGTGAATAATGGAACGCACGATGGAAGCTTTTTGCTTCATGCCGCTGGAGAGGAATTCCATCTTTTTATCCAAAAAATCGTGCATATCCAAAAGCGTTGCCATCTCATCAATCCGCTTTTTGATATCTTGTTCTTCCACGCCGTACAGCCTGCCAAAATAGGTGATGAACTCGCGCGGGCTGAGGCGCATGTAAAGCCCTGTGTCGCCTGAAAGGAAGCCCAGATTGCGGCGCACCATATCGCCCTGGGAAACGATGTCGTAACCCTCGATTTGCGCGCTGCCGCCATTGGGCTTGAAAATGGTGGAAAGCACCCGCATTGTGGTGGTCTTTCCAGCGCCATTCACGCCCAAGAGGCAAACAATTTCACCATGTGCCGCCTCAAAACTGACTCCATCCACTGCCCTGAAAGTGTTGCCGTTTTTTTGTGGAAACTCTTTTACCAACGATTGAACCTGGATCATTATTAACACCTTATTCCATGCTGTCTGAAAATTTTTGTGGATGTTTTCCGGTGCTTGTCATCATGTCAAGCATTATCGTTTGTGATACAGGAATCAATCTAAGGTTTAACATTAAGTCACATCATATAACATCATGATTTTCAAGATGTTATCCTTGTATAATTAAAACCAGACATGCTAATCCTGCCTCCCAGCTTTACCCTTCCCTGCCTCCAGCTCATGTGTCTTTCGAACATGCCTCGTGATCATCCCGATTCTTTATCGGGAAGTGCGCGGGTGACTGCCGTGTAACATTGCTGTCTGAACCCAGAGCGAATCAAGAAAGGGGAGGATAAAAAGCCAGGAAGGCCACAAAAAAAAGCCAACCGCAAAGATGGAATTACCGGCATTTTAACAGATTAAGGAAGCTTGAACACGAAAAACACTTGACTAAAAACCGCCGCTCAAAGTAAATGGACACGTATATAATGAAACAGCCCAAAGCGGCTTGAAACCAGCGAGGAGACTATCATCCCAATCACCATATCAAGAGAGGATTATCTTTTATGAAAGAAGCGCTCAGCCTGCTCAATCAGATTGAAGCCAGCCGTGTTTTGGACGCTGCCACAGGAAAAGGTGATTTCATCCAAACCCTGAAACAACACCTGAAAAGCTATGGCCAAATCATCGGCGTGGACGCCTCTGAAAAAAGCGTTGACCATGCTCAAAAGCGCTTTCCAGAGAATGATGTGGAGATTTATCGCATGGATCTTGGCGCGCTGGCTTTCGAAGACGCCAGTTTTGACCTGGTGACGCTTTTCAACTCCCTGCACCATATTGCCGAGCTTGATAAAGCTTTATCCGAGATGATGCGCGTTTTAAAGCCCGGCGGCAGGTTCTTGATTAGCGAAATGTATTGCGATGGCCAGCAAAGTGAACCCCAAAAAACCCATGTGATGATGCACCATTGGCTTGCCCACATCGACCGTGAAAGCGGAATCTATCATCGTGATACCTTTAAACGGGATGAGATAATCGCCATCTTTGATGGCTTGGGGCTGGCAAAGCTCAAAAGCGTGGATTATTATGTCCCTGTGGATGATCCCAAAGCCGTCCTCAACTGCGATAACCTGAAGCGAAACTGTTCCGTGGCGTTCAGCAAAGCCCATAATCTCGAAAAATATGAGGAAATCCTCAGTGAAGGAAAAATGGTTTTGGAGAGAATTAATGATGTGGGATGCGCCGGCGCCAGCAGATTGATGCTTTTGGGCCAAAAACCAAATATAAATATGTAAAAATCCAAGGAGAATGGAAAATGTCTATAGACGAAAATCTGTTTGAACTACCTCAAACCCAGCTTACCAAGCTGGCTAAAAAATATGAAATCCCAGGTTATACCCAGCTCAAAGGAACCGACATGGTTTTCAAGCTGTTGGAATATAAGGCAGCCCAGGAGGGTCTGGCTTTCGTGACCGGCTGTTTGGAAATCATGGACGATGGCTTTGGCTTTCTGCGTTTTCCCCAAAACAACTATCTGCCGGGTCGGGACGATGTTTATGTATCGCTCACCCAAGTGCGGCGTTTCGGACTGAAAACCGGACACATGATTTCCGGTCCTGTGCGTTCGCCCAAGGAAGGTGAGAAATATTACGCTCTTTTGCGGGTTGACGCGGTCAACTATATGGCCCCCACAGCGATGCAGGATCTGCGCACCTGGGACGAACTTACACCTTACTATCCCACCGAGCGCCTGAACCTGGAATTTTCCCCAACGAACTATTCCACCCGCATCATCAACCTCTTCACCCCCATCGGAAAAGGTCAGCGCGGCCTGATTGTTGCTGCTCCCCGCACCGGAAAGACAACCCTGTTGCAAGACACCGCGAACGCGATTCTTTCCAACCATCCGGAAGTCTATCTGATTGTGTTGCTGGTGGATGAGCGACCCGAAGAGGTTACGGAAATGAAAAAAATCCTCAAACCGGGAAACCGGGAGGTAATCAGCTCCACATTTGACGAATCGCCAAAAAACCACACCGCCGTCAGCGAAATGGTGCTTGAAAAAGCCAAGCGCATGATTGAGCTAAACCAGGACGTGGTCATCGTTTTGGATAGTATCACCCGCCTGGCGAGAGCTTACAATAACATCACGCCTTCCAGCGGAAAGGTGCTTTCCGGAGGTATCGACGCCAACGGGCTCATCAAACCCAAAAAATTCTTTGGTGCCGCTCGTAATACTGAGGAAGCGGGCTCGCTTACCATCATCGCCACCGCGCTCATAGATACCGGTTCGAAGATGGACCAGGTGATTTTTGAGGAATTCAAAGGCACTGGAAACATGGAATTGGTGCTGGATCGCAGCATTTCCGACATGCGCCTCTACCCTGCCATCGATCTTGTTAAAAGTGGAACCCGCCGCGAAGAGCTGTTGCTTACCCAAAACGAGATTAACCGCATGTATGTGTTGCGCAAATATCTGAAAACCATCAGCCCCATCCAGGGCATCGAAACCCTGCGCAAACAAATGCAGGCCTCAAAAAGCAATGATGAACTGCTGAACTCCATGAGCAACTAAACCACGCTGGAGGATTTCATATGCCTCGTAAACAAATCTGGAACACCGTATTCACAGAGCCTGAATGCCGGATTTATCCGAATTATATAGAAAAAAAAGCTGTTGCCGTGCAGGTTGATTCTGCTGCAAGTAAACATTTTACCTTCCTTCCCATCTTGCTTTTTGCGGTTTTGACTCTGCTGGTTTTGCCCCTCTGGGGTGTGGAACTGGGCAAGGAAATGAAAGCCTTAGAAACGATGTTTTGGGAAGGAGATTTGGAAGAATTGCCTGCCAAACTCATCAAGAGCAAACCCAAGGGGGATGAGGAGATGGCTCTGCAAAGCTATATCAACGCCATGCTGCAGACCAGCCAGAAAGACACTCAGCAACTCTTGCGGCAAACCATGGACCGTTATCCCTCCACCCATTATGGCCAGATGAGCATGCTGGAAACCGCTAAATTGCTCATTTTTGAGCGCAAATACGCCGAGGCTGAAACCTTGCTGAACCGCATCAATAATCAGGACATCAGCGAGCGTTATTACTGGTTGGCATATTGCTCTCAAGCGCAGGATAAATATGAAGAAGCAGCGGTTCGTGGCAGAGAATATCTGAGGCGACAGCCCAGGGGCAAACACGCTGAAGACACCTATTATCTGATTGCTACGATGAAACAACAGCAGAGGAAATATGCGGAGGGGATTCAGGCGCTGGAAGAGCTGCGCGCCATTCCGGGTTTTCCGCGCAGCAAACAGTATTTCCACCATCTGCTGGGGCGGCTGCACCATCAAAGCGGAAACTGGAGCAAAGCCTATGAAAATTACAAGGAAGGTTTTTTGCTGAACAAAGGCTCCCAACTGGCTTACGAGCTTGAAGACCTGCTTTTCGAGCTGAAGGAAGCCCGCGGTTCCAGCATTGATCTTTCTTTCATGTATCCCTATACAAAGCTTGATCTTCCAGAACTGCAGGAAATCCCCGCGCCGCCGGAGCTACCCGCAATTGATCTAGGTAAAGAAGCGCTCCGCGCTCAAAACAAGCCCAAAGGCAGCAATTATGTCCAGGCGGGGCGTTTCGGTTCCGAGGACAACGCCAAATCCCGTGCCAGCGCGATGCGCGCCCTGAATCTGAACGCCTACTATTATGAGGATAGCGCAAATCGGAGCATCCCCTGGGTTGTTTTCTGCGGACCATACTCAAGCGCCAGCGAGGCGGAAACGGTGCGTCAAATCCTGACCCGAAACTCGATAGATTGCTTTATCACCAACTATTGAAACACGGATGAAGTCTCCCGAACCAGCCAAACTAACCCCCGTGCTCAGGCAGTTTCAAGAGCTGAAAGATGCTCATCCGGACAAACTGCTCCTCTTTCGCATGGGCGATTTCTATGAAACTTTTTTTGACGATGCGCACACAGCGGCAAAAATCTTGAACATCACCCTCACCTCGAGGGATAAAACCAGCGAAAACCCTGTTCCCATGGCAGGTTTTCCACACCACGCGCTGGAAGCTTATCTGGATAAATTGATTAAAGCCGGGCTGAAAATCGCCATCTGCGAACAGACCGAGGACCCCAAAAAAGCGGTGGGTTTGGTGAAGCGGGAAGTGGTGGAAATCATTACCCCGGGCACGGTTTTGGATCATTCCCTGATCGGAGGCAGCGCGAATAATTTCCTCAGCGCAGTGTATTATGAAGATGAAAAACAAAAAGCCGGCCTTGCCAGCCTCGAGCTTTCCACCGGAGAATTCATCTTCACCGAGCTGAAAACCGAGGAACTGGCAAACGAACTTTTGAGGCTGAGACCGGCGGAAATAATCGTGAACAGCAGCGCGTCGGAAGCTTTTATCAAGAGTTTGAAGCTGGAATATAATCCCACCATCAGCATTTTCGACAGTTGGCAATTTCGCCCTTCGGAAGCGGCTTCCGTGC is a window encoding:
- a CDS encoding transcription termination factor Rho, translated to MSIDENLFELPQTQLTKLAKKYEIPGYTQLKGTDMVFKLLEYKAAQEGLAFVTGCLEIMDDGFGFLRFPQNNYLPGRDDVYVSLTQVRRFGLKTGHMISGPVRSPKEGEKYYALLRVDAVNYMAPTAMQDLRTWDELTPYYPTERLNLEFSPTNYSTRIINLFTPIGKGQRGLIVAAPRTGKTTLLQDTANAILSNHPEVYLIVLLVDERPEEVTEMKKILKPGNREVISSTFDESPKNHTAVSEMVLEKAKRMIELNQDVVIVLDSITRLARAYNNITPSSGKVLSGGIDANGLIKPKKFFGAARNTEEAGSLTIIATALIDTGSKMDQVIFEEFKGTGNMELVLDRSISDMRLYPAIDLVKSGTRREELLLTQNEINRMYVLRKYLKTISPIQGIETLRKQMQASKSNDELLNSMSN